The proteins below come from a single Gimesia alba genomic window:
- a CDS encoding metal-dependent transcriptional regulator, with the protein MNVTSLTVENYLKAILQISLQSGSEWISTGELAKYMNVAPGTVTSMLKTLKQSKLVEYRPYEGASLTESGKQSAIRVLRRHRLIELFLFQTLKLTWDQIHAEAENMEHAVSDFLVDHIDEYLGFPETDPHGDPIPSIDGQMRRAYPNMTTLAECQPGTHVQIVQVTDQETEFLRFLSRSGLKIGSEGTVKEKNVEAGIVVSEWNGQVISMGIHVAENVKVVPL; encoded by the coding sequence GTGAACGTAACTAGTTTAACCGTCGAGAATTATTTGAAGGCGATTTTACAAATCAGCCTGCAGTCTGGGTCGGAATGGATTAGTACTGGCGAACTGGCCAAATACATGAATGTGGCGCCGGGAACGGTGACCAGTATGCTCAAAACCCTGAAACAGTCCAAGCTGGTGGAGTACCGTCCCTATGAAGGGGCCAGTCTGACGGAGAGTGGCAAGCAGTCGGCGATTCGGGTGCTGAGACGACACCGATTGATTGAACTGTTTCTGTTTCAGACGTTGAAACTGACCTGGGATCAGATTCATGCGGAAGCAGAAAATATGGAACATGCGGTAAGTGATTTTCTTGTCGATCACATTGACGAGTATCTGGGCTTTCCGGAGACCGATCCACATGGAGATCCGATTCCGTCAATCGACGGCCAGATGCGTCGCGCTTATCCGAACATGACGACACTGGCTGAATGCCAGCCCGGGACGCACGTTCAAATTGTCCAGGTGACTGACCAGGAAACCGAATTTCTACGATTCCTGTCCCGCTCGGGTTTAAAAATCGGTTCCGAAGGGACGGTCAAAGAAAAAAATGTCGAAGCGGGAATTGTCGTCTCTGAGTGGAACGGGCAGGTGATCTCGATGGGAATTCATGTCGCCGAGAATGTGAAAGTCGTTCCGTTGTAG
- a CDS encoding disk-shape morphogenesis protein volactin has product MSSSLYIGSTCLRVLQNDSNHKLTRRSIETAYTVMEDTLENRQLLQKIAVPFLFSEGTLIIPGENAAQIARFSHSPLYPLFTKGELVLNDPVHRQLLSTLIQSVLPKTRRTGEYCSFITPGTDSAAPLSKLVAQLIALQGFTPFATTITQSAGLAALPASLHYSGYVVYLGHSHSEIGLIHQSRVVVRHSAPYGSEWLDEQLAYAFKFFKTDSEGETVPDSEKARTKRLNPDINLSPYLSNHSLLTNWYESLFDSLLDQFASKMGSMQKYIETLETLPVVYMGELSHIDGFDELLAQNLSSRKIRFDNGQVTLIKDEHFTITRGALVMAAMEEETLSRAA; this is encoded by the coding sequence ATGAGTAGTTCATTATACATAGGCTCAACCTGCCTGAGAGTTTTACAAAACGACTCCAATCATAAGTTAACACGTCGCTCGATTGAGACCGCATATACAGTGATGGAGGATACACTCGAGAATCGTCAGTTACTGCAAAAGATCGCAGTGCCGTTTCTCTTCTCCGAGGGAACACTGATCATTCCGGGAGAAAACGCAGCTCAAATCGCTCGCTTTTCACATTCGCCGCTGTACCCGCTTTTTACAAAAGGGGAACTGGTTTTAAATGACCCGGTACATCGGCAGTTGCTCTCAACCCTGATTCAATCCGTGCTCCCCAAAACACGGAGAACCGGCGAATATTGTTCGTTTATCACACCGGGAACGGATTCTGCAGCGCCGCTGAGCAAACTGGTCGCACAGTTAATTGCTTTGCAAGGATTCACTCCCTTTGCAACGACCATTACACAATCTGCCGGTTTAGCAGCACTACCTGCCAGTCTACATTATTCAGGGTATGTCGTTTACCTCGGGCATTCACATTCCGAAATCGGCCTGATTCACCAGTCTCGAGTGGTCGTACGACATTCTGCTCCTTATGGCAGTGAGTGGCTCGACGAACAATTGGCTTATGCATTCAAATTCTTTAAAACAGATTCCGAAGGGGAAACCGTTCCCGATTCTGAAAAAGCCAGAACCAAACGACTCAATCCGGACATCAACCTCAGTCCTTACCTGTCTAATCATTCACTGCTAACAAACTGGTACGAATCGTTATTCGACAGTCTGTTGGACCAGTTCGCTTCTAAAATGGGTTCGATGCAGAAGTATATCGAAACACTGGAAACGCTTCCGGTGGTCTATATGGGTGAACTCTCACACATTGATGGGTTTGATGAATTGCTGGCACAGAATCTCTCCAGCCGAAAGATTCGATTCGATAATGGGCAGGTCACGCTGATCAAGGACGAACACTTCACGATCACCCGCGGTGCTCTGGTGATGGCAGCGATGGAAGAAGAAACGCTCAGTCGGGCTGCTTAA
- a CDS encoding DUF1570 domain-containing protein produces MLSCFRIILAGILVAGLGLMTETSATAKPPSLIEMKTRNKVFIGKSIAHNDDISWMMDQTGRLSEVPLKKVTSYRRVASEFQRLPLNKMKQQLQKEFGPFYEVISTRHYLICAPRGKAKAYGGVFEDLYDSFSHYFSLRGYQVKSPEFPMVTVIFPDRDQFFAYCKKDGVRAGDGLLGYYHPHTNRTALFDQRTATSSVDVDQNQAKSELAFSRVSTTGKNLTEALRDTMIHEATHQVAFNTGLHSRVGENPRWVVEGLATTFESDELRAHTGGRAKSVSRINRTRLLWFNHYAQKRRAKESLREFIRDDHLFHSATLDAYAEAWALTFFLVETQPARYARYLKQISKRDPLKEYSADEREQDFKHAFKTNIRTMEVDYLNFMNQLTQDLVQQN; encoded by the coding sequence ATGTTATCCTGTTTTCGTATTATTCTGGCTGGCATTCTGGTAGCTGGTCTCGGTTTGATGACTGAGACGTCGGCGACTGCAAAGCCTCCTTCCCTGATTGAGATGAAAACCCGCAACAAGGTTTTCATCGGCAAGTCGATTGCGCACAATGACGATATCAGCTGGATGATGGATCAGACCGGCAGACTGTCAGAGGTGCCACTGAAAAAAGTGACATCGTACCGCCGGGTCGCATCAGAATTTCAACGGCTGCCGCTCAACAAAATGAAGCAGCAGTTGCAGAAAGAGTTTGGTCCGTTTTATGAAGTGATCTCGACCAGACATTATCTGATTTGCGCACCGCGTGGTAAGGCGAAAGCATATGGCGGCGTGTTTGAAGATCTGTACGATTCCTTTTCGCATTATTTTTCACTGCGGGGGTATCAGGTCAAGTCTCCCGAATTTCCGATGGTTACGGTTATTTTTCCTGACCGAGATCAGTTTTTTGCATACTGTAAAAAAGATGGTGTGCGTGCCGGCGATGGTCTGCTGGGATACTATCACCCGCATACGAACCGGACTGCTTTGTTCGATCAACGTACGGCGACGTCTTCTGTTGACGTTGATCAGAATCAGGCCAAAAGCGAACTCGCATTTTCGCGTGTATCAACCACGGGTAAAAATCTGACGGAAGCGTTGCGTGATACCATGATTCATGAAGCGACGCATCAGGTCGCCTTTAATACTGGTTTGCATTCGCGGGTGGGAGAGAATCCTCGTTGGGTTGTAGAAGGCCTGGCGACGACGTTTGAGTCGGATGAGTTGCGCGCTCATACAGGAGGACGCGCCAAGTCGGTCTCGCGGATTAATCGAACGCGGCTTTTGTGGTTTAATCATTATGCACAGAAACGCCGTGCGAAAGAGTCGTTACGGGAATTTATTCGAGACGATCACCTGTTTCATTCCGCAACTTTAGACGCTTATGCAGAGGCGTGGGCACTGACGTTTTTTCTGGTAGAAACGCAACCAGCTCGTTATGCCCGTTATCTTAAACAGATTTCAAAGCGTGATCCGCTCAAAGAATATTCGGCTGATGAGCGTGAGCAGGATTTTAAACACGCGTTCAAAACCAATATCCGGACGATGGAAGTGGACTATTTGAATTTCATGAACCAGTTAACACAGGATCTGGTTCAACAGAATTAA
- a CDS encoding SufE family protein: MTLEQNSKTQNATENMISIEELIEEFEYLNDWEERCDFLIDLGFELPPMPDSDKTEANRVHGCQSMVWLTTELKQVEDQRVLEIHADSDALIVKGLIAVLLAIYNNKTPEEVLAIDVKQYFSQLQLDKYLSSQRKNGLFGMVERVQQEAKILAGQK; this comes from the coding sequence ATGACATTAGAGCAGAATTCAAAAACACAAAATGCGACCGAGAACATGATAAGCATTGAAGAGCTGATAGAGGAGTTTGAGTATCTGAACGATTGGGAAGAACGTTGTGACTTTCTGATCGATCTGGGATTTGAACTGCCGCCGATGCCCGATTCTGATAAGACAGAAGCCAACCGTGTGCATGGTTGCCAGAGCATGGTCTGGCTTACTACCGAGTTAAAGCAGGTTGAAGATCAGAGGGTTCTGGAGATCCACGCGGACAGTGATGCGTTAATCGTAAAGGGATTAATCGCGGTGTTGCTTGCCATTTATAATAATAAAACTCCGGAAGAAGTCCTGGCGATTGATGTCAAACAATATTTTTCTCAATTGCAGCTTGATAAGTATCTCAGCTCACAGAGAAAGAACGGCTTGTTTGGCATGGTCGAGCGTGTGCAGCAGGAAGCAAAAATCCTGGCCGGGCAAAAGTAA
- a CDS encoding Mrp/NBP35 family ATP-binding protein: MSETSLQSCLKELVDPVFQKPLSTSGFLKGATVGETGEVSIQIELPVPSYPLQSELSELIENAVRTQFPDCEDLKIEYSINIKGKNSGGRLGLKVKNVIAVGAGKGGVGKSTVAASLAFALKEFGARVGLVDADVYGPSIPHLVGTSEKPVAQEFQGKDGQTLTRIVPVEADGLKVMSMAFFVEPEQAVIWRGPMLHKAISQFLQDTEWGELDYLVIDMPPGTGDVSLTLSQLLDMAGAVVVCSPQQVALLDAVKAVQMFRQVKIPVLGIVENMSGEVFGRGGAQAKGEELQIPFLGEIPMNAEIREKSDVGNISQLVTEDCESQAHLLKVAENTAIEIARTLIENPTRPPLEIL; the protein is encoded by the coding sequence ATGAGTGAAACAAGTTTACAGAGCTGTCTCAAAGAGCTCGTCGATCCTGTCTTTCAAAAGCCGTTATCCACATCGGGCTTTTTAAAAGGAGCGACGGTTGGAGAAACCGGGGAGGTTTCGATTCAAATTGAATTGCCTGTTCCTTCTTATCCTCTGCAGTCCGAATTGTCAGAATTGATTGAGAACGCCGTTCGGACTCAGTTTCCTGATTGCGAAGATCTGAAGATCGAATACTCAATTAATATCAAAGGTAAGAATTCAGGCGGCCGGCTGGGATTGAAAGTGAAGAATGTGATTGCCGTCGGTGCCGGTAAAGGGGGAGTTGGCAAGAGTACTGTTGCGGCGAGCCTGGCTTTTGCACTCAAAGAATTTGGTGCACGTGTTGGACTGGTGGACGCAGACGTCTATGGGCCAAGCATTCCACATCTGGTGGGAACCAGTGAAAAACCGGTAGCCCAGGAGTTTCAGGGTAAGGATGGGCAGACGCTCACACGCATCGTTCCGGTGGAAGCGGATGGCTTAAAAGTCATGTCGATGGCATTTTTTGTTGAGCCCGAGCAAGCCGTCATCTGGCGCGGGCCGATGCTGCATAAAGCGATCTCTCAATTTCTCCAGGATACAGAATGGGGTGAGCTCGATTATCTGGTAATCGATATGCCCCCGGGAACAGGTGATGTTTCGTTAACATTATCACAACTGCTTGATATGGCTGGTGCCGTCGTGGTCTGTTCTCCTCAACAGGTGGCATTACTGGATGCCGTCAAAGCGGTGCAGATGTTTCGGCAGGTGAAAATTCCCGTCTTGGGAATTGTGGAGAATATGTCGGGAGAGGTCTTTGGCCGCGGTGGTGCCCAGGCAAAGGGCGAGGAATTGCAGATTCCGTTTTTGGGAGAGATTCCGATGAATGCAGAAATCCGGGAAAAGTCGGATGTGGGAAATATCTCTCAGTTAGTGACAGAGGATTGTGAATCGCAGGCACATCTGCTGAAGGTGGCAGAGAACACTGCGATTGAAATTGCCCGCACTTTGATTGAAAACCCGACAAGACCACCACTGGAAATTCTCTAA
- a CDS encoding DUF427 domain-containing protein — protein MPQAIWNEAILVDSDESITVDGDVYFPLESVNNLFLKRSSSTSICPRKGKALFFDVVVDGKMNRDAAWYYPEPEQEYPQLINRIAFWKGIEIRQ, from the coding sequence GTGCCCCAGGCAATTTGGAACGAGGCGATTCTGGTTGATTCAGACGAGAGCATCACGGTTGATGGAGACGTTTATTTCCCTCTGGAATCCGTAAACAATCTCTTTCTGAAAAGAAGTTCATCGACTTCGATCTGCCCCCGCAAAGGAAAAGCGCTGTTCTTCGATGTCGTCGTAGACGGAAAGATGAATCGCGATGCTGCCTGGTATTATCCCGAACCGGAACAAGAATATCCGCAGCTGATAAATCGAATTGCCTTCTGGAAAGGCATTGAAATCCGCCAGTAA
- a CDS encoding YkgJ family cysteine cluster protein — protein sequence MPSPPLILPTIQNWNCHNCAGCCKQHEIEITAEEKERIEKQRWDEDESIPAGQPVIVKLGMSPTSGRYRLAHQSDGSCIFLNEQGLCRIHAKFGEPAKPLACQVYPYAFHPAGNKIAVSLRFSCPSVVSNLGKRVDQQSGEIRKIVDQVLPKRWKAPPAPALTPKETLGWPDTLKMVGTLNQFFEAKDSRFLINLLRAISWVELIEQSRFETIRGERLDEFLELISEATVQEIPGDLELDRTAPSRLGGIQFRLLAAQYARKDTFAASSRGLTRRFSLLVSALKFTFGQGGIPRLQDRFKSVPFSLLEESFGELPPECEQLFARYYRVKIQGLHFFGAAYYEVPFVEGFYHLALMFPAIMWIARWIAAGEGRSTLLPEDVNEAMSIADHHHGYSPVFGLPHFRSRVRNLSRLQDIKKLVSWYGQ from the coding sequence ATGCCCTCACCTCCCTTAATTCTGCCTACGATCCAGAACTGGAACTGCCATAACTGTGCCGGCTGTTGTAAACAGCATGAGATCGAAATCACGGCGGAAGAAAAGGAGCGAATTGAGAAACAGCGTTGGGACGAGGATGAATCGATTCCTGCGGGACAGCCTGTGATTGTGAAGCTGGGAATGTCTCCGACCAGCGGGCGCTATCGATTAGCGCATCAGTCGGATGGTTCCTGTATTTTTCTGAATGAACAGGGGTTATGTCGGATTCATGCCAAGTTTGGTGAGCCGGCGAAACCACTGGCGTGTCAGGTCTATCCCTATGCTTTTCATCCGGCAGGAAACAAGATCGCGGTGAGTTTACGGTTCAGTTGTCCCTCAGTCGTTTCCAATTTGGGGAAACGGGTTGATCAGCAATCTGGCGAGATCCGGAAAATTGTCGATCAGGTCCTTCCTAAACGCTGGAAGGCGCCTCCTGCTCCTGCGTTGACGCCGAAAGAGACCTTGGGCTGGCCTGATACGTTGAAGATGGTTGGAACACTGAATCAATTTTTTGAAGCGAAGGATTCCCGGTTTCTGATCAATCTGTTGCGGGCAATTTCCTGGGTGGAATTGATCGAGCAGTCACGGTTTGAGACGATTCGTGGGGAACGTCTGGATGAATTTCTGGAATTAATCAGCGAGGCAACGGTGCAGGAAATTCCGGGAGATCTGGAATTGGACCGTACTGCCCCCAGCCGCCTGGGGGGCATTCAATTCCGTTTACTGGCTGCACAATATGCGAGAAAAGATACGTTTGCCGCTTCTTCCCGTGGCTTAACCAGGCGTTTCTCGTTATTGGTGTCGGCCCTGAAATTTACTTTCGGTCAAGGTGGAATTCCCCGTCTGCAGGACCGATTTAAATCGGTTCCTTTCTCGCTCTTGGAAGAATCATTTGGTGAACTCCCGCCAGAGTGCGAACAACTGTTTGCGCGGTATTATCGAGTGAAAATTCAGGGCCTACATTTTTTCGGAGCCGCTTATTATGAGGTTCCTTTTGTGGAAGGTTTTTATCACCTGGCGCTGATGTTTCCGGCGATCATGTGGATTGCCCGCTGGATTGCCGCGGGTGAGGGTAGATCAACACTATTACCAGAAGATGTGAACGAGGCGATGAGTATTGCCGATCATCATCACGGATACTCGCCTGTTTTCGGGCTGCCTCATTTTCGCAGTCGCGTGAGGAATTTGTCGCGTTTACAAGATATCAAGAAGCTGGTTAGCTGGTACGGTCAATAG
- a CDS encoding aminotransferase class V-fold PLP-dependent enzyme, producing the protein MTADITSIRHDFPILNTKLPNGQPLVYLDSGASAQHPKSVIKKISEIYEHYYSNVHRGVHQLGDRVTSEMEAARSRIQTFIGASAPEEIIFTSGTTMSINLIAQTWGRHFLKGGDEIILNEMEHHANFVPWQAIAKECGAVLKFIQLTPDGRLDQEHYQCLLSPKTKLVAVTGMSNVLGTINPIEEMAERAHEVGALIFVDGAQSVPHMPVNVVESEIDFLAFSGHKIFGPSGIGVLYGRKALLEQTPPFLFGGNMISEVHCEESHWAKLPAKFEAGTPAITEAIALGTAIDYVSELGFDAIQQQEYILSQHALQRLQEVPGLQIYGPHELEHRGAIFSFNIEGAHPEDLATLLDRKGIAVRHGHHCTMPLHQHLNIASSVRASLAFYNTTDEIDALIDAIEFARKRLRLA; encoded by the coding sequence ATGACCGCCGATATCACATCAATCCGACACGATTTTCCCATTCTGAACACGAAGCTCCCCAACGGGCAGCCCCTCGTTTATCTGGATAGCGGCGCTTCTGCGCAGCATCCCAAATCGGTCATCAAAAAAATCTCGGAGATCTACGAGCACTATTACTCCAACGTGCATCGCGGCGTGCATCAACTGGGAGACCGCGTGACTTCAGAAATGGAAGCCGCCCGATCGCGGATCCAGACCTTCATCGGCGCCAGTGCACCGGAAGAAATTATTTTCACCTCCGGCACCACCATGTCCATCAATCTGATTGCCCAGACCTGGGGCCGTCACTTCCTCAAAGGGGGCGACGAAATCATCCTGAATGAAATGGAACATCATGCCAACTTCGTTCCCTGGCAGGCCATCGCCAAAGAATGTGGCGCAGTTCTCAAATTCATTCAACTCACCCCCGATGGACGTCTGGACCAGGAACACTATCAATGCCTGCTCTCTCCCAAAACAAAACTCGTCGCTGTCACTGGCATGTCGAACGTGCTGGGGACAATCAATCCGATCGAAGAAATGGCCGAACGCGCGCATGAAGTCGGCGCCCTGATTTTTGTCGATGGCGCACAAAGTGTGCCGCACATGCCGGTCAACGTCGTCGAAAGTGAAATCGACTTCCTCGCGTTTTCCGGACACAAAATATTCGGCCCGTCGGGTATCGGCGTCTTGTACGGCCGCAAGGCACTCCTGGAACAGACTCCCCCCTTTCTGTTTGGCGGGAATATGATTTCCGAAGTGCATTGCGAGGAATCACACTGGGCCAAACTCCCCGCGAAATTTGAAGCCGGCACTCCTGCCATTACCGAAGCCATCGCCCTGGGCACCGCAATTGATTATGTCTCAGAGCTCGGCTTTGATGCGATTCAACAGCAGGAATACATTCTCAGTCAACATGCCCTGCAGAGACTGCAGGAGGTTCCCGGCTTACAGATTTATGGCCCGCACGAACTCGAACACCGGGGCGCGATATTCAGCTTTAATATCGAGGGCGCACACCCCGAAGATCTGGCCACGTTGCTCGATCGAAAAGGCATCGCCGTCAGGCACGGCCACCATTGCACCATGCCCTTGCACCAGCATTTAAACATCGCTTCCAGTGTCCGCGCCAGCCTCGCGTTCTATAATACTACCGACGAAATTGATGCCCTCATCGACGCAATTGAATTCGCCAGAAAACGACTCCGCCTCGCCTGA
- a CDS encoding cold-shock protein, protein MAEGTIKKVTQKGFGFIDTESGKDLFFHSSNLEGVSFEELYEGQRVSFTEGRGEKGPRAENVKLV, encoded by the coding sequence ATGGCTGAAGGTACAATCAAAAAAGTGACACAAAAGGGATTTGGGTTTATTGACACAGAAAGTGGCAAAGACCTGTTCTTCCATTCGTCAAATCTGGAAGGCGTGTCATTTGAAGAGCTCTACGAAGGGCAACGCGTTTCCTTCACAGAAGGACGCGGAGAAAAGGGACCACGCGCAGAAAATGTGAAACTGGTCTGA